Genomic DNA from Candidatus Nitrosopumilus koreensis AR1:
AGCATTTTTTGTACTGCATCCTCAATTACTGTGTCTGGACTAACCCATCTGAACTTTTTTGACATTATGTCTTCAATCAAAACTGATGATGCCTTTAGATCCTCGGCTGCAATCTTTTGAACAATGTCTCTTTCTGAGACAACTCCTACTGGTTTTCCGTCTTGTATTATGACCAAAAAACTGATCTCTTTTTCTTTTAGAATGGTTGCAGCATCGTACACTGTTTTGTTATGTTCAATGGTGATGACATTTTTTTGCATAATGTCTCGTACGTGAGCCATGCGATCATAATGTCTTTTACCATAATTATTTTTTCTGACTAGACTCAGATTAAATATCGCCGGATCTAATTATAATTGTGAAAGTTGGGGTTGTAGTTTTTCCTGGCAGCAATTGTGATCGTGACATGTATCATGTACTAACTGATGTCTTTAATCTTGATGCACAATACTATTGGCATGAAAAACCTCTACCAAAAAATATTGATGCTGTGATTCTTCCTGGTGGATTCTCATATGGTGATAGATTGCGCGCAGGGGTGATAGCTGCCCATAGCCCAATCATTAAAGATGTTCAAAAGATGGCAAAAAAAGGAATTCCAATTTTAGGAGTCTGCAATGGCTTTCAAATTCTTGTGGAGGCCGGCCTTCTGCCTGGTGTGTTGCTAAAAAACGAGTCTCTGAACTTTATGTGTGAATGGACAAATCTGATTGTTGAGAACAACAAAACACCATTTACAAACCAATTCAAATTAAAACAAAAAATTCCAATTCCTATTGCAAACGGTGAGGGGAGATACTATGTTGATGATAAAACTTTGAAACAACTAAAGAAAAAAATCAGATTGTGTTTAGGTATGAAGAAGTAGTTAATGGCTCATCAGATAGAATTGCAGGTGTGTGTAATGAAGATGGAAATGTTGTTGGCATGATGCCTCATCCTGAAAGAGCAGTAGAGTCTGAAATTAATCCAATTGATAACAAACCCTCATCTTTAATCTTTGAATCTCTGTTGACAAAAATGGGTGTAAGCAATTGAGTCTAGAACCCCAGGAACTATCTGAACTAAAATCCAAAATTGGAAGAGAGCCAACTTCTACTGAATTACAAATTGTTGCAGCAGAATGGTCTGAACACTGTTCTTACAAATCCTCAAAAAAACATCTCAAAATGCTTCCAATGAAAGGACCTCTTGTTATTACCGAGAAAGGATACGATTCAGGTGTTTTGGATGTTGGTGGTGGTTATGTTGTAACTGCTCATATTGAAAGCCATAACCACCCATCAGCTGTAGAACCATATGGTGGAGCTGCAACTGGAGTAGGCGGTGTAATTCGTGATATTTTATCTGCTGGAACAAGACCTATTGCTATTTTTGATGGATTGAGATTTGGAGATATTGAAAAAGATCAACAAGCAAGATGGTTGTTCAAAAATGCCGTAACTGGCATTGCTGATTATGGAAACTGCTTAGGAATCCCAACAATTGGCGGAGAAGTGGAGTTTGATCAATGCTATGAAAACTATGCATTAGTAGATGTTGCTGCAGTAGGCTTTGGCAAAAAAGAGAATCTGATAAAAAATCATGCAAAGAAAGGTGACATTGTTGTATTGATGGGGGGCTCTACGGGCAGAGACGGAATTGGCGGCTCTCAGTTTGCATCTGACTCTCTAGAATCTGAAGACCGTTCTGCTGTTCAAATCCCTGACCCATTTATTGAAAAACTAATCATTGAAGCAGTTTTGGAGGCAAGAAATGCCAAACTAATCCATGCCATGAAAGACTTGGGAGGAGGTGGATTGTCTTGTGCCATTTCAGAAACTGCTGATGCTCTAGAGATCGGAATCGAGATGGATGTGAGCAAAGTTCACACTCGTGAATCTGACATGCATCCTGATGAGATCATGGTCTCTGAATCCCAAGAAAGAATGTTGATTGTTACTAGTAAAACCAAATTCAAAAAACTACAACATATTTGTAAAAAATTCAGAATTGGTTGCTCTGTTATTGGAAGTGTAAAGTCTGATAACAAAATGCATATAAAAAAAGGCAAAAAGACGTTTGCAAATCTCCCAACAGATGTTGTTGCAAATGCCACTTTGCTTGATTTGCCATCAAAGGAACCTGCCTATCTTAAAACAATTACAAATGAAAAGAAACTCAAAACAATCTCTGATTATTCAAAGACAATGATGAAACTACTTTCATCCCCAAACATTGCAAGCAAGATTTGGGTCTATGGACAATATGACCATGAAGTGGGAATCAGAACTGTAGTGAAACCTGGAAGAGACGCATCTGTTTTAAGATTAGATAATGGAAAATTCCTTTCAGTAAAAATTGACGGTAATCCAAAACAATGTTACATTAATCCTCGAGAAGGAGCAATTGGATGTTTTGAGGAAGCATGTAGAAATGTAGTTTGTACTGGTGCAAAACCAATTGGAATGCTAGACCATCTTCAGTTTGGAAATCCAAAAGACCCAGAAATTTTCTGGACATTTTTAGAGTCTCTAAAGGGGCTAACTGATTTTGCAAAGGACTTTAAGATTCCATGTGTTGGCGGTAAAGTGAGCCTGTATAACGAAACTCCTGCAGGCCCTATCAAGCCTACTCCATTAATTGGAGTTATCGGGCTAATTGACAAGCATCCACAAATTCCACAAAAAATCAACAATGATGACTGTCTGATTATTGTTGGAGAAACTAAAGATGAACTGGGTGGTTCTGAGTACTTTGAGTACATTCACAAGTTTATTGGCGGTAAATGCCCTGCAGTGGATTTTGCCGAATCAAAGAAGAACATGAAGTCTGTTTTGGAAATCATACAAAAACAACTCTTGAAATCTGCACATGATTGCTCAAAAGGTGGTCTGGCAGTTGCGGTATCTGAGTTATCAATGACAAACCAAATAGGTTGCAAAATATCTTTAGAAAAAGTTCCTGGCAAAAAACTAGATGTTGACAGAGTCTTATTTTCAGAAAGCCATTCTCGTTATCTTTTAGCATTTGATAAGAAAAATCTCTCAAAAGTTGAACAAATTCTCAAAAAGAACAAGACATCATACGATATCATAGGCAAATTTGGAGGAGAAAAGATTCAGTTTGTCAATGGCAAAAAACCAATCATAGATCTAAGAGTTGATAAGGCGCAAAAAGCTTGGTTAAATTCGTTAAGGGACTTGGTACTGCATGGATGATAAACCAAAAATGCATCTTATTGATGACAAACCAAAAGAAAATTGTGGTGTAATTGGAATCTATAGCCTTAGTGGTGCTAATGTCATTCCAATGGCAATTGATGCATTACGTGCTTTGCAACATAGGGGTCAAGAAGCGTGGGGGCTTGCAATTCCAAATAAACCTCCAATCAAAAGACTGGGTCTTGTATCTGCTGCATCCTCTGAGTTTAAAACAATTGCAGAGGAATATTCTTCTCCTTGTGTAATTGGTCATGTTCGTTATTCTACAATGGGCAGAAGTTCCTTAGAAAATGCACAACCACTCAAAGTAAAGGATCTATGTGTTGCCCATAATGGAACAATTGCAAATGTTCAAGAACTCTCCAATTTGGTAGGTGGCTGTTCTTTTACCCCTCAAAATGCAAGTGATACTCTGGTTGCTGCCCAAAGACTAGTTTCATTAATTTCTGAAAAGGGACAAATGGGAAAAGCACTGTCTGTCCTCAAAAATGAGATGGTTGGTTCTTACTGTTTTACATTTATTTCCGATGATAATTCTGTTTATGCTGCACGTGATCCAAAAGGATTCCGTCCGATGGTTTTGGGCCATAAAGAGTCTGATGATACGTACATTGTTGCATCTGAATCATCTGCAGTTTCTGCAGTTGGTGCCCAGATGCAAAGAAACGTGACTCCTGGAGAGTTGATTCGACTAAGTAAAGACGGCATTGAAACTGAAATGTTTTCAGATGATCCTCAGCGTGCACATTGTTCTTTTGAATTTACTTACTTTGCCCATCCAACAAGTAATATGGAAGGCACTAACATCTATGTTGCAAGAAAAAATATCGGTCGATATTTGGCAAGAAAATTCCCAATCAAAGATGCTGACTTGGTTATCCCTGTACCTGATTCTGCAAGACCAGCTGCACTAGGATATGCCCAAGAACTTGGTGTGTCTTTTGATGAAGGATTGCTTAAGGATAGATACAGCAAGAAAGGACCATTACGCAGTTTCATCGAACCACACCAAACAGACAGAGTGGAAATTAACAGATGGATCATCCCAATTAGAGAAATCATTGATGGAAAACATGTTGTCGTAATTGATGATAGCTTGGTAAGAGGCACAAGCTCCAAGGCAATCATCAAGGCACTGAGACGAGCTGGTGCAAGAAAAATCAGTATGGTGATTACTTATCCGCCAATCAAATTCCCATGCTATGCTGGAATAGATTTCCCATCCCAAGAAGAACTTGCAACATTCTCTAACGGAAAAGACATGTCTTCAGAAGAGACAATTGACATGGTACGAAAAAGCATAGGTGCAGACTTTTTGGGATACAATGATGCTGAAAATCTTGCAGCAGCAGTAGGAATAACTGCTGACTCTATGTGTTTTACATGCTCTTCTGGAAATTATGATTCTTTGGGAATTACTCCTGAATTTAAGAGCCGCGAAGAAATCAAAGGCGAGGCGTCTTAATCATGCAAGCAATTTGGAATGGCGAGGTAATTGCAGAAAGTGACGATACTGTGGTGGTAGAAGGAAATCATTACTTTCCAATTGATTCTATCAAAAAGGAATATTTTGAGAAAACTGACATGACCAGTTTTTGTGGATGGAAAGGAATGGCAAATTATTATTCTGTTACAGTTAATGGGAAAACGAACAAAGATTGTGCATGGTATTATGCAGAACCAAATGATGCTGCCATGAAAATTAAAGGAATGGTTGCATTTTGGAATGGCGTTGAAGTAAAATAATCCTACTTAATTATTAGAAAAACTATAGGGATTTTGTGAAACAGTATACTGCACTTCTTGGTATTGGTGTAGGTGTGATTGTAATTATTGGTGTAATTTTTGGTGCAGATTTTTTCAAGTTTTCTGTATCTACACAAGACTATGAAATCTTTGTTGATCCACTTTTAGATGAACAAGGGATGTTTACCATGGGACGCGTCACAATCCAAAATATTGGTGCCAAGCCAATAACAAATGTCCACATCAATTTTGGTGATGGGGATACGCTAGACATTCAAACTCTAGCTGTTGGGCAAAAAAATTCTTGTCTCTCCTCCTCCTGAAAACTCGATGGAATTTGTGATGATCAGTGCTGATAATGAGA
This window encodes:
- a CDS encoding cyclic nucleotide-binding/CBS domain-containing protein — encoded protein: MAHVRDIMQKNVITIEHNKTVYDAATILKEKEISFLVIIQDGKPVGVVSERDIVQKIAAEDLKASSVLIEDIMSKKFRWVSPDTVIEDAVQKMLNNNIRRLIILEDEKLVGVITQTNLAEFLRSKLLINGMLDNIDSEKD
- the purL gene encoding phosphoribosylformylglycinamidine synthase subunit PurL is translated as MSLEPQELSELKSKIGREPTSTELQIVAAEWSEHCSYKSSKKHLKMLPMKGPLVITEKGYDSGVLDVGGGYVVTAHIESHNHPSAVEPYGGAATGVGGVIRDILSAGTRPIAIFDGLRFGDIEKDQQARWLFKNAVTGIADYGNCLGIPTIGGEVEFDQCYENYALVDVAAVGFGKKENLIKNHAKKGDIVVLMGGSTGRDGIGGSQFASDSLESEDRSAVQIPDPFIEKLIIEAVLEARNAKLIHAMKDLGGGGLSCAISETADALEIGIEMDVSKVHTRESDMHPDEIMVSESQERMLIVTSKTKFKKLQHICKKFRIGCSVIGSVKSDNKMHIKKGKKTFANLPTDVVANATLLDLPSKEPAYLKTITNEKKLKTISDYSKTMMKLLSSPNIASKIWVYGQYDHEVGIRTVVKPGRDASVLRLDNGKFLSVKIDGNPKQCYINPREGAIGCFEEACRNVVCTGAKPIGMLDHLQFGNPKDPEIFWTFLESLKGLTDFAKDFKIPCVGGKVSLYNETPAGPIKPTPLIGVIGLIDKHPQIPQKINNDDCLIIVGETKDELGGSEYFEYIHKFIGGKCPAVDFAESKKNMKSVLEIIQKQLLKSAHDCSKGGLAVAVSELSMTNQIGCKISLEKVPGKKLDVDRVLFSESHSRYLLAFDKKNLSKVEQILKKNKTSYDIIGKFGGEKIQFVNGKKPIIDLRVDKAQKAWLNSLRDLVLHG
- a CDS encoding amidophosphoribosyltransferase, yielding MDDKPKMHLIDDKPKENCGVIGIYSLSGANVIPMAIDALRALQHRGQEAWGLAIPNKPPIKRLGLVSAASSEFKTIAEEYSSPCVIGHVRYSTMGRSSLENAQPLKVKDLCVAHNGTIANVQELSNLVGGCSFTPQNASDTLVAAQRLVSLISEKGQMGKALSVLKNEMVGSYCFTFISDDNSVYAARDPKGFRPMVLGHKESDDTYIVASESSAVSAVGAQMQRNVTPGELIRLSKDGIETEMFSDDPQRAHCSFEFTYFAHPTSNMEGTNIYVARKNIGRYLARKFPIKDADLVIPVPDSARPAALGYAQELGVSFDEGLLKDRYSKKGPLRSFIEPHQTDRVEINRWIIPIREIIDGKHVVVIDDSLVRGTSSKAIIKALRRAGARKISMVITYPPIKFPCYAGIDFPSQEELATFSNGKDMSSEETIDMVRKSIGADFLGYNDAENLAAAVGITADSMCFTCSSGNYDSLGITPEFKSREEIKGEAS
- a CDS encoding DUF427 domain-containing protein, with product MQAIWNGEVIAESDDTVVVEGNHYFPIDSIKKEYFEKTDMTSFCGWKGMANYYSVTVNGKTNKDCAWYYAEPNDAAMKIKGMVAFWNGVEVK